The following are encoded together in the Corallococcus silvisoli genome:
- a CDS encoding helix-turn-helix transcriptional regulator — MFAEGEGSAGRRCRACAHRLTFGRVTATPRSPGRAELAHFLRSRRARVHPEDVGLPSSSRRRTPGLRREELARLADVGVSWYTWLEQGRDIHVSEPLLERLSLALRLTPTERAHLFELAQGRPAARPLMTPTTVSIALRRILEAHPYPALVSTQRWDVLAWNEAASLVYGDLDALPVEHRNGLWSLFMNPERRARMPEWEAAARRAVAGFRLDAARAANREAFDSLAARLVESSPEFARLWGEHDVVEFPEMLKVIIHPELGPIEFENVTLLHAEPDGHVLRVSFYAPRPGVSMERARKLFPRITE; from the coding sequence GTGTTCGCGGAAGGGGAGGGGAGCGCAGGCCGGCGGTGCCGCGCATGCGCCCATCGCCTAACCTTCGGGCGCGTGACGGCCACCCCTCGAAGTCCTGGGCGCGCGGAGCTCGCGCACTTCCTCCGCAGCCGCCGTGCGCGTGTGCATCCGGAGGACGTGGGCCTGCCATCGAGCAGCCGGCGGCGCACGCCGGGCCTTCGTCGCGAGGAGCTGGCCCGGCTCGCGGATGTCGGGGTGAGTTGGTACACGTGGCTCGAGCAGGGGCGGGACATCCACGTGTCGGAGCCATTGCTGGAGCGCCTCTCGCTCGCGCTCCGCCTGACGCCGACCGAACGCGCGCACCTCTTTGAACTGGCGCAGGGACGGCCGGCGGCGCGTCCGTTGATGACCCCCACCACCGTCAGCATCGCCCTCCGGCGGATCCTGGAGGCCCACCCCTATCCGGCGTTGGTTTCAACGCAGCGCTGGGACGTGCTCGCGTGGAACGAAGCGGCGTCTCTCGTCTACGGGGACCTGGATGCCTTGCCCGTCGAACATCGCAACGGGTTGTGGTCGCTGTTCATGAACCCGGAACGGCGGGCCCGCATGCCGGAGTGGGAGGCCGCCGCGCGCAGGGCCGTGGCGGGCTTTCGCCTCGACGCCGCGCGCGCGGCCAACCGGGAGGCGTTCGACTCGCTCGCGGCGAGGCTGGTGGAGTCCAGCCCGGAGTTCGCGCGCCTCTGGGGCGAGCACGACGTGGTCGAGTTCCCCGAGATGCTGAAGGTGATCATCCACCCCGAGCTGGGCCCCATCGAGTTCGAGAACGTCACGCTCCTGCACGCGGAGCCCGACGGTCACGTGCTCCGCGTCTCGTTCTACGCGCCGCGCCCCGGGGTCAGCATGGAGCGCGCGCGGAAGCTGTTCCCACGCATCACGGAGTGA
- a CDS encoding ParB/RepB/Spo0J family partition protein: MQKNADTQKRALGRGLSALIPQAAPAAPAPTAPSKAGVLKLAIESIHRDSLQPRRHFDESKLHELTESIKAQGLLQPILVRKDGDGYKIIAGERRWRASQAAGLKEIPAIVREVTEAQSFELALVENLQRADLNPIEEADGYKRLVEEFKLTQEQVAQRVGKERSTVANALRLLALPPDVKDMVADGSLSMGHARALLGVPRLPELQNLARQVTEKKLSVRDTERLVQQGRSTKKDAGKPAPKVSPQVKALTEELQRRLGTKVRLSEKSPGKGTLEVDFFSYDDLDRLLKLLRKE; the protein is encoded by the coding sequence GTGCAGAAGAACGCTGACACCCAGAAGCGCGCCCTGGGCCGGGGCCTCTCCGCCCTCATCCCGCAGGCCGCCCCCGCCGCCCCGGCGCCCACGGCTCCCTCGAAGGCCGGCGTGCTCAAGCTGGCCATCGAGTCCATCCACCGCGACTCGCTCCAGCCCCGCCGCCACTTCGACGAGTCCAAGCTCCACGAGCTCACCGAGTCCATCAAGGCGCAGGGCCTGCTCCAGCCCATCCTCGTGCGCAAGGACGGGGACGGGTACAAGATCATCGCCGGCGAGCGCCGCTGGCGCGCGTCCCAGGCCGCCGGCCTCAAGGAGATCCCGGCCATCGTCCGCGAGGTCACGGAGGCCCAGTCCTTCGAGCTCGCCCTGGTGGAGAACCTCCAGCGCGCGGACCTCAACCCCATTGAAGAGGCGGACGGCTACAAGCGCCTCGTCGAGGAGTTCAAGCTCACGCAGGAGCAGGTGGCCCAGCGCGTGGGCAAGGAGCGCTCCACCGTCGCCAACGCGCTGCGCCTGCTGGCCCTGCCCCCGGATGTGAAGGACATGGTGGCGGACGGCTCCCTCAGCATGGGCCACGCGCGTGCGCTGCTGGGCGTGCCCCGGCTGCCGGAGCTGCAGAACCTGGCCCGGCAGGTGACGGAGAAGAAGCTGTCCGTGCGCGACACGGAGCGGCTGGTCCAGCAGGGCCGGTCCACGAAGAAGGATGCCGGGAAACCGGCCCCCAAGGTGAGCCCCCAGGTGAAGGCGCTGACCGAGGAACTGCAACGTCGGTTGGGGACAAAGGTACGGCTGTCGGAGAAAAGCCCGGGAAAAGGCACCCTGGAAGTGGACTTCTTCTCCTACGATGACCTGGATCGGCTGTTGAAGCTTCTGAGGAAGGAGTAG
- the bacM gene encoding bactofilin BacM, whose amino-acid sequence MALLGGKKDEAPSKPLFKREEDFVSTRPGEVHTLLGKGSEFEGKLTFEGQVRIDGKFNGQIVTKDVLVIGDGARVQAEIQAGTVIINGTVEGNVRATQLIELKQPGRVKGNLETPSLSMDRGVIFEGSLKMENLGGNKGGNPPPPGEKK is encoded by the coding sequence GTGGCGCTCCTTGGCGGGAAGAAAGACGAAGCACCCAGCAAGCCCTTGTTCAAACGGGAGGAGGATTTCGTGTCGACGCGTCCGGGTGAGGTTCACACGCTTCTGGGCAAGGGAAGCGAGTTCGAGGGGAAGCTCACCTTCGAAGGTCAGGTTCGAATCGACGGCAAGTTCAACGGGCAGATTGTCACCAAGGACGTGCTCGTCATTGGCGACGGCGCCCGCGTGCAGGCGGAGATCCAGGCCGGCACCGTCATCATCAATGGCACGGTGGAAGGCAACGTGCGCGCCACGCAGCTCATCGAGCTGAAGCAGCCGGGCCGCGTGAAGGGCAACCTGGAGACGCCGTCGCTCTCCATGGACCGCGGCGTCATCTTCGAGGGCTCCCTCAAGATGGAGAACCTGGGCGGCAACAAGGGTGGCAACCCGCCGCCGCCCGGAGAGAAGAAGTAG
- a CDS encoding VOC family protein, producing MDTAKLRVARPARDLEAVVRFYRDGLGFEVLGEFADHAGFDGVMLGHPGAPYHLEFTVEHGHEAPRAPSQDHLLVFYVPDPEAWSARVQRMEGAGFAPVSSRNPYWDVNGKTFEDPDGYRVVIQRAAWPR from the coding sequence ATGGACACAGCGAAGCTGCGGGTAGCGAGGCCGGCACGGGACCTGGAGGCGGTGGTGCGCTTCTACCGGGATGGGCTGGGCTTCGAGGTGCTGGGCGAGTTCGCGGACCACGCGGGTTTTGACGGCGTGATGCTGGGGCATCCAGGGGCGCCGTATCACCTGGAGTTCACGGTCGAGCACGGACACGAGGCACCCCGAGCGCCCTCCCAGGACCACCTGTTGGTGTTCTACGTGCCGGACCCCGAGGCGTGGTCGGCCCGGGTCCAGCGCATGGAGGGCGCGGGCTTCGCGCCGGTGTCCTCGCGCAATCCGTACTGGGATGTGAACGGTAAGACCTTCGAGGATCCGGACGGCTACCGCGTCGTGATTCAACGCGCGGCCTGGCCGCGCTGA
- a CDS encoding trimeric intracellular cation channel family protein has product MLMLPVYLELGAVGLGALSGALHALRRGADVMGVLAVSTCTSVGGGMVRDVLLAQQPAALRSSRYLLAVVACAVLAVLFVPWLSRLYRALDVVDALLLGLWVVLGLEKALAFQLPLPSAVFLGIVTSVGGGVIRDVLLGERTALVSPGELYTSVALFCGLLYVALAVGLALPAPLAETLSICAASALRLGAMWRRWHLPARFDLLLLMDRLRARRPPPPP; this is encoded by the coding sequence ATGCTGATGCTGCCCGTCTACCTGGAGCTGGGCGCGGTGGGGCTGGGCGCCCTGTCGGGGGCCCTGCACGCGCTCCGGAGAGGGGCGGACGTGATGGGGGTGCTGGCGGTGTCCACCTGCACCAGCGTGGGCGGCGGCATGGTGCGCGACGTGCTGCTCGCGCAGCAGCCCGCGGCCCTGCGCTCCTCGCGCTACCTGCTGGCGGTGGTGGCGTGCGCGGTGCTCGCCGTGCTCTTCGTGCCGTGGCTGTCCCGGCTGTACCGGGCGCTCGACGTGGTGGACGCGCTCCTGCTGGGGCTCTGGGTGGTGCTGGGGCTGGAGAAGGCGCTCGCGTTCCAGCTGCCCCTGCCGTCCGCGGTGTTCCTGGGAATCGTCACGTCCGTGGGCGGAGGCGTCATCCGCGACGTGCTCCTGGGGGAGCGCACCGCGCTCGTCTCTCCCGGGGAGCTGTACACCTCCGTGGCCCTGTTCTGCGGCCTCCTGTACGTCGCGCTCGCCGTGGGCCTGGCGCTGCCCGCGCCCCTGGCGGAGACCCTCTCCATCTGCGCGGCCAGCGCCCTGCGCCTGGGGGCCATGTGGCGCCGGTGGCACCTGCCCGCCCGCTTCGACCTGCTCCTCCTGATGGATCGGCTCCGCGCGCGCCGCCCGCCCCCACCTCCCTGA
- the egtB gene encoding ergothioneine biosynthesis protein EgtB, producing MSLRSREQGSTPSRDDTRWKARAWRELEAGRERIQAMLAPLPEAELMRQHSPLMSPLVWDVAHVANYEEQWLLRALGAPAFTDPAFDAIYDAFRHPRNTRSALPLLEPEAAWAYATRVREAVRAHLETLPDASADPLLTGGCVFGMVAQHAQQHAETLAATLQLMTHVEYHPVEAPRPRPGAVPQSEVFIPGGPVHLGSTSAWAYDNERPRHAVDVAPFLLDAHPVTTGDYLVFVESGGYEDARWWDPKGFAWLQAEGLKHPLFWMPQGSHVWLRRRFGTVERLPRDEPVQHVSWYEADAYARWAGKRLPTEAEWEKAAQGSDGVAREYPWGDAEPTDAHANLGGTRWGPSPVGSHPAGRGADGVWGLVGDVWEWTASDFQPYAGFRAFPYREYSEVFFGATSKVLRGGAWASAPVAVRNSFRNWDFPIRRQIFAGFRCARDVR from the coding sequence ATGTCGCTGAGGAGCAGGGAACAAGGAAGCACCCCCTCGAGGGACGACACGCGGTGGAAGGCGCGCGCGTGGCGGGAGCTGGAAGCGGGGCGTGAGCGCATCCAGGCCATGCTGGCGCCGCTGCCAGAGGCGGAGCTGATGCGGCAGCACTCGCCGCTGATGTCCCCGCTGGTCTGGGACGTGGCCCACGTGGCCAACTACGAGGAGCAGTGGCTGCTGCGCGCGCTGGGGGCTCCGGCCTTCACGGACCCCGCGTTCGACGCCATCTACGACGCCTTCCGCCACCCCCGGAACACCCGCTCCGCGCTGCCGCTGCTGGAGCCCGAGGCCGCCTGGGCCTACGCCACCCGCGTGCGCGAAGCGGTGCGCGCGCACCTGGAGACGCTGCCAGACGCGAGCGCGGATCCGCTGCTCACCGGGGGCTGCGTCTTCGGCATGGTGGCGCAGCACGCGCAGCAGCACGCGGAGACGCTGGCCGCCACGCTGCAGCTGATGACGCACGTGGAGTACCACCCGGTGGAGGCGCCGCGCCCCCGGCCCGGCGCGGTGCCCCAATCCGAGGTCTTCATCCCCGGCGGCCCGGTGCACCTGGGCAGCACCTCCGCGTGGGCCTACGACAACGAGCGGCCCCGGCACGCCGTGGACGTGGCGCCCTTCCTGCTGGACGCGCATCCCGTCACCACCGGGGACTACCTCGTGTTCGTGGAGTCCGGCGGCTACGAGGACGCGCGCTGGTGGGACCCCAAGGGCTTCGCGTGGCTCCAGGCGGAGGGCTTGAAGCATCCCCTGTTCTGGATGCCGCAGGGTTCGCACGTGTGGCTGCGCCGCCGCTTCGGCACGGTGGAGCGGCTGCCCAGGGATGAGCCCGTGCAGCACGTGTCCTGGTACGAAGCGGACGCGTACGCGCGCTGGGCCGGAAAGCGCCTGCCCACCGAGGCCGAGTGGGAGAAGGCCGCGCAGGGCAGCGACGGCGTGGCGCGCGAGTACCCCTGGGGCGACGCCGAGCCCACGGACGCGCACGCCAACCTGGGCGGGACGCGCTGGGGACCGTCACCGGTGGGCAGCCACCCGGCGGGCCGCGGCGCGGACGGGGTCTGGGGGCTCGTGGGGGACGTCTGGGAATGGACCGCCAGCGACTTCCAGCCGTACGCGGGCTTCCGGGCCTTTCCCTACCGCGAGTACTCGGAGGTCTTCTTCGGCGCCACGTCGAAGGTGCTGCGAGGCGGCGCCTGGGCGAGCGCGCCGGTCGCGGTGCGCAACAGCTTCCGCAACTGGGACTTCCCCATCCGGCGGCAGATCTTCGCCGGCTTTCGCTGTGCACGGGACGTGAGGTGA
- a CDS encoding oxidoreductase has translation MTTNQKPLPSGFGARTTAREVLGDKRLDGAIAIVTGGYAGIGLETTRALQAAGATVVVPARTPDKARAALAGLERVELEHLELGEPASIDAFASRLLASGRPLHMLINNAGIMATPLRRDARGFESQFATNHLGHFQLTARLWPALRKANGARVVSLSSRGHWNSGVDFEDTHFERRPYDKWVAYGQSKTANILFALGLDARGEAHRVRAFSVHPGAIMTDLVRSMSEEEVRAAVESANKLAPMKTPEQGAATSVWCATSPQLDGMGGVYCEDVDIAQVAAANDETSRRGVKAWAVDPALADRLWARSEAWTGVRFTP, from the coding sequence ATGACCACGAACCAGAAACCCCTCCCCTCCGGCTTCGGCGCCCGCACCACCGCGCGCGAGGTGCTGGGCGACAAGCGACTCGACGGCGCCATCGCCATCGTGACCGGCGGCTACGCGGGCATCGGACTGGAGACGACTCGCGCGCTCCAGGCCGCCGGCGCGACCGTCGTCGTCCCCGCCCGCACGCCTGACAAGGCACGCGCGGCGCTCGCCGGGCTGGAGCGCGTGGAGCTGGAACACCTGGAGCTGGGCGAACCCGCGTCCATCGATGCGTTCGCCTCGCGCCTCCTCGCGTCCGGCCGGCCCCTCCACATGCTGATCAACAACGCGGGCATCATGGCCACCCCGCTCCGTCGGGATGCGCGCGGCTTCGAGTCCCAGTTCGCCACCAACCACCTGGGCCACTTCCAGCTCACCGCCCGGCTCTGGCCCGCGCTTCGAAAGGCGAACGGCGCGCGCGTCGTCTCCCTGTCGTCGCGCGGCCACTGGAACTCCGGCGTCGACTTCGAGGACACCCACTTCGAGCGGCGCCCCTACGACAAGTGGGTCGCTTACGGGCAGTCGAAGACGGCGAACATCCTCTTCGCGCTCGGGCTCGATGCACGGGGAGAAGCCCACCGCGTGCGCGCGTTCTCCGTCCACCCCGGGGCCATCATGACGGACCTGGTGCGCTCCATGTCCGAAGAGGAGGTCCGCGCCGCCGTCGAGTCCGCGAACAAGCTGGCCCCGATGAAGACCCCCGAACAGGGCGCGGCCACCAGCGTCTGGTGCGCGACCAGCCCCCAACTGGACGGCATGGGCGGCGTCTACTGCGAGGACGTGGACATCGCCCAGGTGGCGGCGGCCAACGACGAGACCTCGCGGCGGGGCGTGAAGGCGTGGGCGGTGGATCCGGCCCTCGCCGACAGGCTGTGGGCGCGGAGCGAGGCGTGGACCGGCGTGCGGTTCACTCCGTGA
- a CDS encoding ParA family protein, which translates to MGRIICISNQKGGVGKTTTAINLAASLASAERRTLLVDMDPQGNAGSGLGLKRDALHGTVYDALLGGRPASELIHPTELRFLQVIPATPDLTGAEVELVGLERREFRLREALLPLKDKYDYIIIDCPPSLGLLTLNALVTADSVLIPLQCEYYALEGLSQLTHTIDLVKQGLNPSLKMEGILLTMFDARANIAHQVVDEVRGYFKDQVFQAVVPRNVRLSECPSFGKPIILYDIKSKGCESYLALGRELMRRDSPKPSKRRVA; encoded by the coding sequence GTGGGTCGTATCATCTGCATCTCCAACCAGAAGGGCGGGGTGGGTAAGACCACCACCGCCATCAACCTCGCCGCGAGTCTCGCGTCCGCGGAGCGCCGCACCCTGCTGGTGGACATGGACCCTCAGGGCAACGCAGGCAGCGGCCTGGGCCTCAAGCGCGACGCCCTCCACGGCACCGTCTACGACGCACTCCTCGGCGGTCGCCCCGCCTCCGAGCTCATCCACCCCACCGAGCTGCGCTTCCTCCAGGTCATCCCCGCCACGCCCGACCTCACCGGCGCGGAAGTCGAACTGGTCGGCCTGGAGCGCCGCGAGTTCCGCCTGCGCGAAGCCCTGCTGCCGCTCAAGGACAAGTACGACTACATCATCATCGACTGTCCGCCCTCGCTCGGCCTGCTCACGCTCAACGCGCTCGTCACCGCGGACTCCGTCCTCATCCCGCTCCAGTGCGAGTACTACGCGCTGGAGGGCCTGTCGCAGCTCACGCACACCATCGACCTGGTCAAGCAGGGGCTCAACCCGTCGCTGAAGATGGAGGGCATCCTGCTCACCATGTTCGACGCGCGGGCCAACATCGCGCACCAGGTCGTCGACGAGGTGCGCGGCTACTTCAAGGACCAGGTGTTCCAGGCCGTCGTGCCGCGCAACGTGCGCCTGTCCGAGTGCCCGTCCTTCGGCAAGCCCATCATCCTCTATGACATCAAGTCGAAGGGCTGCGAGAGCTACCTGGCGCTCGGCCGCGAGCTGATGCGCCGGGACAGCCCCAAGCCGTCCAAGCGCCGGGTCGCCTGA
- the rsmG gene encoding 16S rRNA (guanine(527)-N(7))-methyltransferase RsmG produces MDNARFADQLASGCSALGVSVGEDVGPRLQRLMAELLKWNAKVNLTAITAPEEVLEKHFLDSLAVLPEVTGAASLLDLGAGAGFPGLPLKLVLPAMGVTLVDAVGKKVAFIKAAAASLGLIGVRGLHARAEGKPEVEGIPRAQVLIARAFMDLPDWLALAPAYVEEGGRVVAMLGKAQTDAELRARASERNLRVVSARAYRLPFSGAERQVAVFAKE; encoded by the coding sequence GTGGATAACGCGCGGTTCGCAGATCAGCTGGCCTCGGGATGCAGTGCGTTGGGCGTGTCGGTGGGCGAGGACGTGGGCCCTCGGCTGCAGCGGCTGATGGCGGAGCTCCTGAAGTGGAACGCGAAGGTGAACCTCACGGCCATCACCGCGCCGGAGGAGGTGCTGGAGAAGCACTTCCTGGACTCGCTGGCGGTGCTGCCGGAGGTGACGGGCGCGGCGTCGCTCCTGGATTTGGGCGCGGGCGCGGGCTTCCCGGGACTGCCGCTCAAGCTGGTGTTGCCCGCGATGGGCGTGACGTTGGTGGACGCGGTGGGAAAGAAGGTCGCGTTCATCAAGGCGGCGGCGGCGAGCCTGGGCCTCATCGGCGTGCGCGGCCTGCATGCGCGAGCGGAGGGGAAGCCGGAGGTGGAGGGGATTCCGCGCGCGCAGGTGCTCATCGCGCGGGCGTTCATGGACCTGCCGGACTGGCTCGCGCTGGCGCCCGCGTACGTGGAGGAGGGCGGGCGCGTGGTGGCGATGCTCGGCAAGGCGCAGACGGACGCGGAGCTGCGGGCGCGAGCGTCGGAGCGGAACCTGCGCGTGGTGTCCGCTCGCGCGTACCGGCTCCCGTTCTCCGGTGCCGAGCGACAGGTCGCGGTGTTCGCGAAGGAGTAG
- a CDS encoding response regulator has protein sequence MFQPAPRKPVLVVEDDDDARAAIAEILEGEGYEVAVAANGREALNELQHLPPPSLILLDLRMPVMDGPEFLRHLRADWPRLRAVPVLLLSGVGAEMLPDTGGLLRKPIVPDELVATVGRLAGRDA, from the coding sequence ATGTTCCAGCCCGCGCCGCGCAAGCCCGTGCTCGTGGTGGAGGACGACGATGATGCTCGTGCCGCCATCGCCGAAATCCTGGAGGGGGAAGGCTATGAGGTGGCCGTCGCCGCCAATGGCCGTGAGGCCCTGAACGAACTCCAACACCTGCCGCCGCCGAGCCTCATCCTGCTGGACCTGAGGATGCCGGTGATGGACGGCCCTGAGTTCCTGCGCCACCTGCGCGCGGACTGGCCGCGGTTGAGGGCCGTGCCGGTGCTGCTGCTCAGCGGCGTGGGCGCGGAGATGCTGCCGGACACGGGCGGGCTGCTGCGCAAGCCCATCGTCCCCGACGAGCTGGTGGCCACCGTGGGCCGGCTGGCCGGCCGGGACGCCTGA
- the egtD gene encoding L-histidine N(alpha)-methyltransferase, with translation MRMRTEQGEAGGVDTAATGVKVDVYVKPGDAQRALRAEVLEGLCHGPKELSPKWLYDERGSQLFDDITRLPEYYPTRREREILHAHADDIANLSGADTLVELGSGTSEKTRLLLDAMDAAGQLKRFVPFDVSEAFLRKAAEGLAREYPRITVHAVVGDFEQHLGRIPGGGRRLIAFLGGTIGNLKPRERALFLRELSSGLRPGDGLLLGTDLIKDRERLFAAYNDSAGVTADFNRNVLRVLNRELKADFDPEAFEHLAPFDETNKWIEMRLISRKPQSVWLEDLGRRVEFAQGECLRTEVSCKFCREQVQSELSDAGLDLAAWWTDADGDFALSLAMKR, from the coding sequence ATGAGGATGAGGACGGAGCAGGGTGAGGCAGGGGGCGTGGACACCGCGGCGACGGGCGTGAAGGTGGACGTGTACGTGAAGCCCGGGGATGCGCAGCGCGCGCTGCGCGCCGAGGTGCTCGAAGGGCTCTGCCACGGCCCCAAGGAGCTCTCGCCCAAGTGGCTCTACGACGAGCGCGGCAGCCAGCTCTTCGACGACATCACCCGCCTGCCGGAGTACTACCCGACGCGCCGCGAGCGGGAGATCCTCCACGCCCACGCGGACGACATCGCGAACCTGAGCGGCGCGGACACGCTGGTGGAGCTGGGCAGCGGCACCAGCGAGAAGACCCGCCTCTTGCTCGACGCGATGGACGCCGCCGGGCAGCTCAAGCGCTTCGTGCCCTTCGACGTGAGCGAGGCCTTCCTGCGCAAGGCGGCGGAGGGGCTGGCGCGCGAGTACCCGCGCATCACCGTGCACGCGGTGGTGGGGGACTTCGAGCAGCACCTGGGCCGCATCCCGGGCGGCGGCCGCCGGCTCATCGCCTTCCTGGGCGGCACCATCGGGAACCTCAAGCCCCGCGAGCGCGCGCTGTTCCTGCGCGAGCTGTCCTCCGGGCTCCGGCCAGGGGACGGACTGCTCCTGGGCACGGACCTCATCAAGGACCGCGAGCGCCTCTTCGCCGCCTACAACGACAGCGCGGGCGTGACGGCGGACTTCAACCGCAACGTGCTGCGCGTGCTCAACCGCGAGCTGAAGGCGGACTTCGACCCGGAGGCCTTCGAACACCTGGCCCCGTTCGATGAGACGAACAAGTGGATCGAAATGCGGCTCATCTCGCGCAAGCCCCAGTCCGTGTGGCTGGAGGACCTGGGCCGGCGCGTGGAATTCGCGCAGGGCGAATGTCTGCGCACGGAGGTGAGCTGTAAGTTCTGTCGCGAGCAGGTGCAGTCGGAGCTCAGCGACGCGGGCCTCGACCTGGCCGCGTGGTGGACGGACGCGGACGGAGACTTCGCGCTGTCGCTGGCGATGAAGCGCTGA
- the mnmG gene encoding tRNA uridine-5-carboxymethylaminomethyl(34) synthesis enzyme MnmG, whose amino-acid sequence MELRYDIVVVGLGHAGCEAALACARMGLSTLGVTLKRERAAVMSCNPAVGGTAKGHLVRELDALGGQMGRAADLAGTHLKTLNPSKGPAVQATRILCDRDAYAAGMQAVLFTQPNLTVREAEVSAVVSEGGRVRGVVLGDGTQVVARAVLLTTGTFLRALMHVGEQKEVGGRLGDDAARGLSDSLHALGFTLGRFKTGTPARLSRDSIDWDAVTPQPGDAGVRPFSWRTRGELAAGAPFPRQPGVTCGLTATTEATHRLLRDNLHRSPLFQGDIVGRGPRYCPSLEDKVVRFAARERHQVFLEPEGPLSPLVYPAGLSTSMPADVQWDFLRTIPGLSRVEVIRYGYAVEYDYAPPTQLHPTLETKAVAGLYFAGQLNGTSGYEEAAFQGLWAGIQAALQVKGEPPLVIGRDEAHGAVLVDDLVTKGVDEPFRMFTSRSEHRLKLREGNADLRLAKHGHRVGLLPSEALERAEARAHAVTGEVARLKRVGLAPRLKRPEVTYAQLAEGREDFPPLASDVAEEVEVEVKYEGYIAQAARAAARESEASDRWRIPEAFRFEDVRGLSTEAVEKLSTHRPATVGQARRIPGLTPAAVSLLRVAIKRGQGPSSDQEQGCG is encoded by the coding sequence ATGGAACTCCGATACGACATCGTGGTGGTGGGGCTGGGCCACGCCGGCTGTGAGGCGGCGCTCGCGTGCGCACGCATGGGCCTGTCCACGCTGGGGGTGACGCTCAAGCGCGAGCGCGCCGCCGTGATGAGCTGCAACCCCGCCGTGGGCGGCACCGCCAAGGGCCACCTGGTGCGTGAGCTGGATGCGCTCGGCGGCCAGATGGGGCGCGCGGCGGACCTCGCGGGCACGCACCTGAAGACGCTCAATCCCTCCAAGGGCCCCGCGGTGCAGGCCACCCGCATCCTCTGCGACCGCGACGCCTACGCCGCCGGCATGCAGGCCGTGCTCTTCACCCAGCCGAACCTCACCGTGCGCGAGGCCGAGGTGTCCGCCGTCGTCTCGGAGGGCGGGCGTGTCCGGGGCGTGGTGCTGGGGGACGGCACGCAGGTCGTCGCCCGCGCGGTGCTCCTCACCACCGGCACCTTCCTGCGCGCCCTGATGCACGTGGGGGAGCAGAAGGAGGTCGGTGGCCGGCTGGGGGATGACGCGGCCCGGGGCCTGTCGGATTCGCTGCACGCCCTGGGCTTCACGCTGGGCCGCTTCAAGACGGGCACGCCCGCGCGCCTGTCCCGCGACAGCATTGACTGGGATGCCGTCACGCCGCAGCCCGGCGACGCGGGCGTGCGTCCGTTCTCCTGGCGCACGCGGGGGGAGCTCGCGGCGGGAGCGCCATTCCCGCGCCAGCCTGGCGTCACGTGCGGCCTCACCGCCACCACCGAGGCGACCCACCGGCTCTTGCGCGACAACCTGCACCGCTCGCCCCTGTTCCAGGGGGACATCGTGGGGCGGGGGCCGCGCTACTGCCCGTCACTGGAGGACAAGGTGGTGCGCTTCGCCGCGCGCGAACGGCATCAGGTGTTCCTGGAGCCAGAGGGGCCCCTGTCACCGCTCGTGTACCCCGCGGGCCTGTCCACGAGCATGCCCGCGGACGTGCAGTGGGACTTCCTTCGCACCATCCCCGGCCTCTCCCGCGTGGAGGTGATCCGCTACGGGTACGCGGTGGAGTACGACTACGCGCCGCCCACGCAGCTGCACCCCACGCTGGAGACGAAGGCCGTCGCGGGCCTGTACTTCGCGGGGCAGCTCAACGGCACCTCCGGCTACGAGGAGGCCGCCTTCCAGGGCTTGTGGGCCGGCATCCAGGCGGCGCTCCAGGTGAAGGGCGAACCGCCGCTCGTCATCGGCCGCGACGAGGCGCACGGCGCGGTGCTCGTGGACGACCTGGTGACGAAGGGCGTGGACGAACCGTTCCGCATGTTCACCAGCCGCTCCGAGCACCGGCTCAAGCTGCGCGAGGGGAACGCGGACCTGCGCCTCGCGAAGCACGGCCACCGCGTGGGGCTGCTCCCGAGCGAGGCCCTGGAGCGCGCGGAGGCGCGGGCCCACGCGGTGACGGGAGAGGTGGCCCGGCTCAAGCGCGTCGGCCTGGCGCCGCGGCTCAAGCGCCCGGAGGTGACGTACGCGCAGCTCGCGGAAGGACGCGAGGACTTCCCACCTCTCGCCTCCGACGTCGCCGAGGAGGTGGAGGTCGAGGTGAAGTACGAGGGCTACATCGCGCAGGCGGCCCGGGCGGCGGCGCGCGAGTCGGAGGCCTCCGACCGTTGGCGCATCCCGGAGGCGTTCCGCTTCGAGGACGTGCGCGGCCTGAGCACGGAGGCGGTGGAGAAGTTGTCGACGCATCGGCCCGCGACGGTGGGGCAGGCGCGCCGGATTCCAGGCCTGACCCCCGCCGCGGTGTCGCTGCTCCGGGTGGCGATCAAGCGCGGGCAGGGGCCGTCAAGTGATCAGGAACAGGGCTGTGGATAA